The Streptomyces kanamyceticus DNA segment GCGGACCGCGGCGGTCCCGGTGATCTCGGCGACCTCGGCCTCGACCCCGACGAACTGCCCGACGGCCTCGTCGTCGCGGACGAGACGGGCCACGTCATCTGCTTCAACGCGGCGGCGGTCCGGATCACCGCGGTCCGCGCCGCCGACGCCCTCGGCGCCCCGCTGGAGCGCGCGCTCCCTTTAGAGGACCTCGAAGGCCGCCGCTGGTGGCAGCTGACCGATCCCTACGGCGGCCTCGCCATCCGCGTCCGTCAGCCCGAGCGCAATCTGCTGCTGCCCGGCGGCCGTGAGGTCCTGGTCTCCGCCCGCTACGTGCGCACCGCACGCACCGGACCCGTCCGCCGCCTCGTCGTCTCGATCAGGGACACCGAGGCCCGCCGCCGCACCGAGCGCAGCCATGCCGAGCTGATCGCCACGGTCGCCCATGAGCTCCGCTCGCCCCTCACCTCGGTCAAGGGCTTCACGGCGACCCTCCTCGCCAAGTGGGAGCGGTTCACCGACGACCAGAAGAAGCTGATGCTGGAGACGGTGGACGCGGACGCCAACCGCGTCACGCGGCTGATCGCCGAGCTCCTCGACATCTCCCGCATCGACTCCGGACGCCTGGAGCTGCGCCGTCAGCCCGTCGACATAGGCGCGGCGGTCGGCAGGCACATCCAGGCGTACGTCGCCGCGGGACAGGACGCGGACCGCTTCCTGCTGCGGATCCAGCAGCCGCTGCCCGATCTGTGGGCGGACCCCGACAAGGTCGACCAGGTGCTCAGCAACCTGATCGAAAATGCGGTGCGGCACGGCGAGGGAACCGTCACCATCGACGTGGCGCCCTTCTCGTCACCGCGCGAGCGGGGCGGCGCCGAGACCGCCGTGACCGTGAGCGACGAGGGTCCCGGCATTCCGGAGGAATCCATGGGCCGCGTCTTCACCCGCTTCTGGCGGGGCAGCAAGCGCGGCGGGACAGGACTGGGTCTTTACATCGTGAAGGGCATCGTGGAAGCGCACGGCGGGTCGATCACCGTCGGCCGTGCCCCCGGCGGCGGTGCCCAGTTCCGATTTACGTTGCCCGTGGGCACTCCGGCGTATCTTCTCTGATCCGCCCGAGCACCGCCCGCGGGCTCTTTCACCTGCGTCACCCCCGTTAGACTCGATCCTTGGCACGTTTGCGTCCCCGTATGTGGACGATTCGTCTCCGAGTCGTAGACGGGGACCATCAGCCAAGCCAACCGGAAGCACGGGAAGAGATGTCCGCACCGAACAAGTCGTACGACCCTGTCGAGGTCGAGGCACTGAAACCTGAAGAGATCGAGCGCATGCGGGACGAGGCGCTGGCCGCCTTCACCGCCGCCGACTCCCTCGACGCGCTCCAGGAGGCCAAGGTCGCGCACACCGGCGGCACCTCGCCGCTGGCGCTGGCCAACCGCGAGATCGGCGCGCTGCCCCCGCAGGCCAAGGCCGAGGCCGGCAAGCGCGTCGGCATGGCGCGCGGCGCCGTGAGCAAGGCGCTCGCGGCCCGCCAGAGCGAGCTCGAGGCCGAGCGCGACGCCCGCGTCCTGGTCGAGGAGGCGGTCGACGTCACGCTGCCGTACGACCGCACGCCCGCGGGCGCCCGGCACCCGCTGACCACGATGATGGAGCGCGTCGCCGACGTCTTCGTCTCGATGGGCTACGAGGTCGCCGAGGGCCCCGAGGTCGAGGCGGAGTGGTTCAACTTCGACGCCCTCAACTTCACCCCGGACCACCCGGCCCGGCAGATGCAGGACACCTTCTTCGTCCAGGGGCCCGAGGGCGCCCAGGGCGACGAATCCGGTGTCGTGCTGCGCACGCACACCTCG contains these protein-coding regions:
- a CDS encoding sensor histidine kinase, which translates into the protein MSVGTSRAPGAPDFVRTRADRGGPGDLGDLGLDPDELPDGLVVADETGHVICFNAAAVRITAVRAADALGAPLERALPLEDLEGRRWWQLTDPYGGLAIRVRQPERNLLLPGGREVLVSARYVRTARTGPVRRLVVSIRDTEARRRTERSHAELIATVAHELRSPLTSVKGFTATLLAKWERFTDDQKKLMLETVDADANRVTRLIAELLDISRIDSGRLELRRQPVDIGAAVGRHIQAYVAAGQDADRFLLRIQQPLPDLWADPDKVDQVLSNLIENAVRHGEGTVTIDVAPFSSPRERGGAETAVTVSDEGPGIPEESMGRVFTRFWRGSKRGGTGLGLYIVKGIVEAHGGSITVGRAPGGGAQFRFTLPVGTPAYLL
- the pheS gene encoding phenylalanine--tRNA ligase subunit alpha produces the protein MSAPNKSYDPVEVEALKPEEIERMRDEALAAFTAADSLDALQEAKVAHTGGTSPLALANREIGALPPQAKAEAGKRVGMARGAVSKALAARQSELEAERDARVLVEEAVDVTLPYDRTPAGARHPLTTMMERVADVFVSMGYEVAEGPEVEAEWFNFDALNFTPDHPARQMQDTFFVQGPEGAQGDESGVVLRTHTSPVQARALIERREPPVYIVCPGRVYRTDELDATHTPVFHQIELLAVDEGLTMADLKGTLDHMVQALFGPDMKTRLRPNYFPFTEPSAEMDMVCYVCRGESVGNPDRPCRTCGSEGWIELGGCGMVNPKVLTACGVDPQKYSGFAFGFGIERMLMFRHNVEDMRDMVEGDVRFTRPFGMEI